A genomic stretch from Pirellulales bacterium includes:
- a CDS encoding DUF1559 domain-containing protein: MSRSWPTSRRRGAFTLVELLVVIAIIGILIALLLPAVQMAREAARRAQCSNNLKQLGLALQNYHDSFNKLPYGARVQGNSTAGYSWGNSFWVGLLPYAEGLSVSQQWNNTLPNNALVGWMNMGPGSTTLVSTTYPNALIVGNPTSNTGNPQGFRPAYMLCPSSPLTQFFMGGVSVNGNAVPTQIVQPTYAGVAGATCVPGTGTPDGGQDGTGQTVNGIIAGQYGLGMDLTNPASPVVKQDARYQWCSAGLVCGNGSLIPGKAIGLAGLSDGTSNTMVICEQSGWQYYGAAQGAAGKQGDFRASALFGAFTGASLPGSPGGTPPFAPAGTTTSNPNAQSIGAAHAVTSIRWPVNAFAGRINQGANSAVGSYPLIPLLTNVSLDTPAQFGVCPTSGGSTAIPPATILTGANSGLFSQHPAGAQAAMGDGSVKFLKNETDMVVLKRYAVRDDRLPITDSVN; encoded by the coding sequence ATGTCTCGTTCGTGGCCTACATCCCGTCGCCGCGGGGCGTTCACGCTGGTCGAGCTACTAGTCGTGATCGCCATCATCGGCATTTTGATCGCTCTGTTGCTACCCGCCGTGCAAATGGCGCGCGAAGCGGCCCGCCGCGCGCAATGCTCGAACAATCTGAAGCAGCTCGGGCTGGCCTTGCAGAACTATCACGATTCGTTCAACAAGCTGCCGTACGGGGCCCGCGTCCAGGGCAATTCAACCGCCGGTTATAGCTGGGGTAACTCATTCTGGGTCGGCTTGCTGCCGTATGCCGAAGGGCTCTCGGTCAGCCAGCAGTGGAACAACACGCTTCCCAACAATGCCCTGGTCGGCTGGATGAACATGGGCCCGGGATCGACCACTCTTGTAAGTACCACCTACCCCAACGCGCTGATCGTCGGTAACCCGACCAGCAATACGGGCAACCCACAAGGTTTCCGGCCGGCGTACATGCTTTGTCCGTCGAGTCCTTTGACGCAGTTCTTTATGGGGGGCGTCAGCGTCAATGGGAACGCCGTTCCCACGCAAATCGTGCAGCCGACTTATGCCGGCGTGGCCGGGGCCACGTGCGTGCCGGGAACCGGTACTCCAGACGGCGGGCAGGACGGTACAGGCCAAACGGTCAACGGCATTATTGCCGGCCAGTATGGCCTCGGCATGGACCTTACCAATCCTGCTAGCCCTGTGGTAAAGCAAGACGCTCGCTACCAGTGGTGTAGTGCGGGCCTCGTGTGCGGCAACGGCTCGCTCATCCCTGGCAAGGCGATCGGCCTGGCCGGCCTCTCCGACGGCACCAGCAACACGATGGTGATCTGCGAGCAATCGGGCTGGCAATACTACGGCGCCGCGCAAGGAGCCGCGGGCAAGCAGGGTGACTTCCGCGCAAGCGCACTGTTTGGCGCCTTTACCGGCGCAAGCCTCCCCGGTTCGCCGGGTGGGACTCCTCCCTTTGCTCCCGCGGGGACAACCACGTCGAATCCCAATGCTCAGTCAATTGGCGCCGCTCATGCGGTGACCTCGATCCGCTGGCCGGTGAACGCGTTTGCGGGCCGCATCAATCAGGGTGCGAACAGCGCTGTGGGGAGTTACCCGCTCATTCCGCTGTTGACCAATGTAAGCCTTGACACGCCTGCCCAGTTCGGCGTTTGCCCCACCAGCGGCGGTTCAACGGCGATTCCACCGGCCACCATCCTGACCGGCGCCAACTCGGGTTTGTTTTCGCAACACCCGGCCGGCGCCCAGGCGGCGATGGGGGACGGCTCGGTGAAGTTCTTGAAGAACGAAACCGACATGGTCGTGCTCAAACGGTACGCGGTCCGCGATGATCGGCTGCCGATTACCGACTCGGTGAACTGA
- a CDS encoding 3-hydroxyacyl-CoA dehydrogenase produces MNLKDATFLVTGGGSGLGAATVRELVRAGGNCIIADVNEETGRSLAAEIGAAARFVRTDVSDEKSVQAAVDEAVRSYGSLRGAVNCAGIGVAARVLGRDGIHDLGLFSRVIQINLVGTFNVIRLAAATMAQAAPLADGERGVIVNTASVAAFDGQIGQAAYSASKGGVVGMTLPIAREFAKLGIRVVTIAPGLFDTPMMASLPEEARKSLGAQVPFPPRLGQPSEYAALVRHIVETTRLNGETIRLDGAIRMAPK; encoded by the coding sequence ATGAATCTCAAAGACGCAACCTTTCTCGTCACCGGCGGTGGATCAGGCTTGGGCGCGGCGACTGTGCGCGAGCTGGTTCGCGCCGGCGGCAACTGCATCATCGCCGACGTGAATGAAGAGACGGGCCGCTCGTTGGCCGCTGAGATCGGCGCCGCGGCCCGCTTCGTCCGCACCGACGTCTCTGATGAGAAGAGCGTGCAAGCCGCCGTCGACGAAGCGGTGCGCAGCTACGGCAGTTTGCGGGGCGCCGTGAATTGCGCCGGGATCGGCGTGGCGGCGCGCGTGCTGGGGCGCGACGGCATTCACGACCTGGGCCTTTTCTCGCGCGTTATCCAGATCAACCTGGTCGGCACGTTCAACGTCATCCGGCTCGCCGCCGCGACGATGGCCCAGGCGGCTCCCCTGGCCGATGGCGAGCGCGGCGTGATCGTCAACACAGCCAGCGTGGCGGCCTTCGACGGGCAGATCGGCCAGGCTGCTTATTCAGCTTCCAAAGGAGGCGTGGTGGGCATGACGCTGCCGATCGCCCGCGAGTTCGCCAAACTCGGCATCCGCGTCGTGACGATCGCGCCGGGCCTGTTCGACACGCCGATGATGGCCTCGCTGCCCGAGGAGGCCCGCAAGTCTCTTGGCGCGCAAGTGCCGTTCCCGCCGCGGCTGGGCCAGCCGTCCGAATACGCGGCGCTCGTGCGCCACATCGTTGAGACCACGAGGCTCAACGGCGAAACCATCCGCCTCGACGGCGCCATCCGCATGGCGCCGAAGTAG
- a CDS encoding thiolase family protein: protein MPQPVIIDAVRTPFGRKGGAYREIRPDVLLAQALKGLTDRVGIPPAKIEDVVNGCVTQAGEQGANIGRLGVFLAGFPVEVPAVTLNRMCGSAQQAIHFAAQEVAAGDAAYAIGSGIEHMTRAPMFSDVGSLDKLNPVVIERFNLIHQGESAERMADKWKITRGDVDAFSMESHRRAAAAARDKRNKEILPTAGLDGAGATVTLTRDEGIREVIDAAKIASLPTVFRPDGNGVVTAANSSQVSDGAAAVLIADREAALSDGFKPRARFLARVAVGDDPTLQLAGVIPATIKALKRAGLSINDIDWFEINEAFVSVVLGWAKELKPNMEKVNPWGGAIAHGHPLGATGAGLMAKMLTGLEATGGRLGLQTMCIGHGMATATIIERL from the coding sequence ATGCCACAACCGGTGATTATTGATGCCGTGCGCACGCCGTTTGGCCGCAAAGGGGGCGCGTACCGCGAGATTCGTCCTGACGTGCTCTTGGCGCAGGCTTTGAAGGGGCTGACCGATCGCGTCGGCATTCCGCCCGCGAAGATCGAGGACGTTGTCAACGGTTGCGTCACGCAAGCCGGCGAGCAGGGCGCGAACATCGGCCGCCTGGGCGTGTTTCTGGCAGGCTTTCCCGTCGAAGTGCCGGCCGTGACGCTGAACCGCATGTGCGGCTCGGCCCAGCAGGCGATTCATTTTGCTGCGCAAGAAGTCGCCGCCGGCGATGCCGCCTACGCGATCGGTTCCGGCATCGAGCACATGACGCGGGCCCCCATGTTCAGCGACGTCGGTTCGCTCGACAAGCTCAACCCGGTCGTGATCGAACGATTCAACCTGATCCACCAGGGGGAAAGCGCCGAGCGGATGGCCGACAAGTGGAAGATCACGCGCGGCGACGTCGACGCCTTTTCGATGGAAAGCCATCGCCGCGCGGCCGCCGCGGCCCGCGACAAGCGCAACAAGGAAATCCTGCCAACCGCGGGGCTCGACGGCGCGGGCGCCACGGTAACCCTCACCCGCGACGAGGGAATTCGCGAGGTAATCGACGCCGCAAAAATTGCCTCGCTGCCCACGGTGTTTCGGCCCGACGGCAACGGCGTCGTCACGGCGGCCAACAGCAGCCAGGTTTCGGACGGAGCGGCGGCGGTGCTGATTGCCGATCGCGAAGCGGCCCTCTCCGACGGCTTCAAACCGCGCGCCAGGTTCCTGGCCCGCGTGGCTGTCGGCGACGATCCCACGCTGCAACTGGCCGGCGTCATTCCGGCCACGATCAAGGCCCTCAAGCGCGCCGGCCTCTCGATCAACGACATCGACTGGTTCGAGATCAACGAGGCGTTCGTCTCGGTCGTCTTGGGCTGGGCCAAGGAGCTCAAGCCCAACATGGAAAAGGTCAACCCATGGGGCGGCGCCATCGCGCACGGGCATCCGTTGGGCGCGACCGGCGCAGGGTTGATGGCCAAGATGCTCACCGGCCTGGAAGCCACCGGCGGCCGCCTGGGCCTGCAAACCATGTGCATCGGCCACGGCATGGCCACGGCCACGATCATCGAGCGGCTTTAA
- a CDS encoding IS4 family transposase, with protein sequence MSAAYKRYFTSFLPWHLQTSLSESPLTLTSPAILFGTLFAPWVGVLFVEAISTEGGLAMTRRSTPAVVAGKLQGFKYFSLVSDLLERLRPVGTARDKAGNRELFFDQYAALLLLYYFNPTVTTLRGIQQFTTLEKVQKLCGVRPTAMGSLSEAARVFDPRAVESIITELATQAVASAGNLPSAKEAALAGLIAVDGSLLPALPKMAWALWQDAQHRAAKLHVAFAVFPQVPLTATITAGNASERHELRGFVQPGGFYVADRGYADYSLFREFDAQQARFVIRVQENAVFEIVRENRLSPDDLAAGVIRDVTVRRLGTAKHNALLTSPLRIVEVHGSEPGQRWLLATNAHDLSAELIKIAYHHRWQIELFFRWLKCVLGCKHLLSHSQSGVTLQVYFAIIAALLIGLWIGVKPNKRLYEMLCHYLSGWATLDELEQAIAKHHATAKPP encoded by the coding sequence TTGTCGGCTGCCTACAAACGTTACTTCACTTCATTCCTTCCATGGCACCTTCAAACTTCGCTGAGCGAGTCACCCCTCACCCTGACCTCTCCCGCAATACTGTTCGGCACGCTTTTTGCGCCATGGGTGGGTGTGTTATTTGTTGAAGCCATCTCAACCGAGGGAGGGCTTGCAATGACACGGAGGTCGACGCCGGCGGTGGTTGCGGGGAAGTTGCAGGGTTTCAAGTATTTCTCGTTGGTTTCCGATTTGTTGGAGCGGTTGCGGCCGGTGGGCACGGCGCGCGATAAGGCCGGCAATCGGGAACTGTTCTTCGATCAGTATGCGGCCTTGCTGCTGCTGTATTACTTCAATCCGACAGTCACTACTTTGCGCGGCATCCAGCAATTTACCACGCTGGAAAAAGTGCAGAAGTTGTGCGGCGTGCGGCCCACGGCGATGGGCTCGTTGAGCGAGGCGGCGCGCGTGTTCGATCCGCGAGCCGTCGAATCGATCATCACCGAGCTTGCGACACAAGCGGTCGCCTCCGCCGGGAACCTGCCGTCGGCCAAGGAAGCGGCGTTGGCAGGTTTGATCGCTGTCGATGGCAGCCTGCTGCCGGCCTTGCCCAAGATGGCCTGGGCGTTGTGGCAGGACGCGCAGCATCGCGCGGCTAAGCTGCACGTGGCGTTTGCGGTCTTTCCCCAGGTTCCGCTGACAGCCACGATTACCGCCGGCAATGCCTCGGAACGCCACGAGCTTCGCGGGTTTGTTCAGCCGGGCGGGTTCTATGTGGCCGATCGCGGCTACGCCGATTATTCGCTGTTTCGCGAATTCGATGCTCAGCAGGCGCGGTTCGTCATTCGCGTTCAAGAAAACGCGGTCTTCGAGATCGTCAGGGAGAATCGCTTGTCGCCGGACGACCTCGCGGCTGGCGTGATTCGCGACGTCACGGTCCGACGGCTCGGCACGGCTAAGCACAACGCGTTGCTGACAAGTCCCTTGCGGATCGTAGAAGTTCATGGAAGCGAACCGGGCCAGCGCTGGCTGCTGGCCACCAACGCCCACGATCTGTCGGCGGAATTGATTAAAATCGCTTATCATCATCGCTGGCAAATCGAACTGTTCTTTCGCTGGCTCAAATGCGTCCTAGGCTGCAAGCACCTGCTGAGTCACAGCCAGTCCGGCGTGACACTGCAAGTCTACTTCGCCATCATCGCTGCCTTGCTCATCGGCCTGTGGATCGGCGTCAAACCCAACAAACGACTCTACGAAATGCTCTGCCACTACCTCAGCGGCTGGGCCACACTCGACGAACTTGAGCAAGCTATCGCCAAACATCACGCCACAGCGAAACCCCCGTAG
- a CDS encoding CPXCG motif-containing cysteine-rich protein codes for MQDEASYICDACGEEIVVPLDLSAGESQEYVEDCPVCCRPNVIHVEVDEEGAVRIWAEAE; via the coding sequence ATGCAGGACGAGGCCAGCTATATCTGCGATGCCTGCGGCGAGGAGATCGTCGTCCCGCTCGATCTCTCGGCCGGCGAAAGCCAGGAATACGTCGAGGATTGTCCCGTCTGCTGCCGGCCCAACGTGATTCACGTCGAAGTCGACGAGGAGGGCGCCGTGCGCATCTGGGCGGAAGCCGAGTAG
- the crcB gene encoding fluoride efflux transporter CrcB, which produces MKWILIASGGAIGSLARYWMQGAVYSVTGLVFPLGTMLVNILGCFAIGLLYATFSGPFPIRDEIRIGLLVGVLGGFTTFSAFGLETILMAREGRMGLALLNVVLSCVLGLLAVWCGHRLAEYCFGAADVLPR; this is translated from the coding sequence GTGAAATGGATTCTCATCGCCAGCGGCGGCGCGATCGGCTCCTTGGCGCGTTATTGGATGCAGGGGGCCGTCTACAGCGTGACGGGCCTGGTGTTTCCGCTCGGCACGATGCTGGTCAACATTCTGGGTTGCTTCGCCATCGGCCTGCTCTACGCCACGTTCAGCGGCCCCTTTCCTATCCGCGACGAGATACGCATCGGTCTATTGGTGGGAGTGCTAGGCGGGTTCACCACCTTTTCGGCCTTCGGTTTGGAAACAATCTTGATGGCTCGCGAAGGGCGCATGGGGCTGGCCCTCCTGAATGTTGTCTTAAGTTGCGTTCTTGGCCTGCTCGCCGTGTGGTGCGGGCATCGCTTGGCCGAGTACTGTTTCGGCGCGGCCGATGTGCTGCCAAGGTAG
- a CDS encoding carbonic anhydrase — MQTIDYIYRFDPRNPSAKPSPPDAEAARKQLEDGNRMFSKWMASCRTSTLTSGEEPRYVVACNGLEVGMVRREGGMPMQAPFAVVVGCSDARVPTEMIFGQGFNDLFVIRVAGNVLGDVCLGSIDFAVTALAESVKVVVMLGHSGCGAVTGAVDAYLRPMKFWSRSTSRSLRSILHKIFVAVRESANGLKEVWGPDARDMPGYREALIETAVCLNAAQAAFDLRQEIELAGRWEIEVLYAVYSLHNHQVMMPVDPQAPPSDENVRLAYAPTNPREFNALAIRMAEILKPGTGGGSHAVRSSGDAAANGEQSRRSGEQPNAEPGGPPNPIG; from the coding sequence ATGCAAACGATCGACTACATCTATCGCTTCGATCCGCGCAATCCGAGTGCGAAACCATCCCCGCCCGATGCCGAGGCGGCACGCAAGCAGTTGGAGGACGGCAATCGCATGTTCTCCAAGTGGATGGCCAGTTGCCGTACCAGCACCTTGACCAGCGGAGAGGAGCCGCGCTACGTGGTGGCGTGCAACGGTCTCGAGGTGGGCATGGTGCGCCGCGAAGGGGGTATGCCCATGCAGGCGCCCTTCGCGGTCGTGGTCGGTTGTTCCGACGCCCGGGTGCCGACCGAGATGATCTTCGGCCAGGGTTTCAATGACCTGTTCGTGATTCGCGTCGCTGGCAACGTGCTGGGCGACGTCTGCCTGGGGAGCATCGATTTCGCCGTTACCGCACTTGCCGAAAGCGTCAAGGTCGTGGTGATGCTGGGGCACAGCGGCTGCGGCGCCGTCACCGGCGCGGTTGACGCGTACCTGCGGCCGATGAAGTTCTGGTCGCGGTCCACGTCGCGTTCGCTGCGCTCGATTTTGCACAAGATCTTTGTCGCGGTGCGCGAGTCGGCCAACGGCTTAAAGGAAGTGTGGGGGCCCGACGCGCGCGACATGCCCGGCTATCGCGAGGCGCTGATCGAAACCGCCGTGTGCTTGAACGCCGCGCAGGCGGCTTTCGATTTGCGGCAGGAAATCGAGTTGGCGGGCCGCTGGGAAATCGAAGTCTTGTACGCGGTCTACAGCCTGCACAATCACCAGGTGATGATGCCGGTCGATCCGCAGGCGCCGCCGTCGGATGAGAATGTGCGGCTGGCCTACGCCCCCACCAATCCGCGCGAATTCAACGCCCTGGCGATCCGCATGGCTGAAATTCTCAAGCCCGGCACCGGGGGCGGATCGCACGCGGTGCGGAGTTCGGGGGATGCAGCCGCCAACGGGGAACAATCTCGACGCAGTGGCGAGCAGCCCAATGCCGAGCCCGGCGGCCCGCCGAACCCAATCGGTTGA
- the groL gene encoding chaperonin GroEL (60 kDa chaperone family; promotes refolding of misfolded polypeptides especially under stressful conditions; forms two stacked rings of heptamers to form a barrel-shaped 14mer; ends can be capped by GroES; misfolded proteins enter the barrel where they are refolded when GroES binds), whose product MAKQMVFDDEARQPLLAGVAKLARAVRSTLGPRGRNAVLDKGWGSPKVTKDGVTVAEDIELEDVYENLGAQLVKEAASKTNDVAGDGTTTATVLAEAIFREGLKMISAGADPMALQRGILKGTDAVVEAIKKLATPINEKNKTEIKQVATIAGNGDASIGEVLSDAFLKVGKDGVITVEEGKQAETTVEVVEGMQFDRGYLSPHFVTNPDDQTVELENCQILIYEEKISNAKSLVPLLEAISKAAKPLLIIAEDLEGEALATLVVNKMRGILNVAAVKAPGYGDRRKAMLGDLAVLTGGTAIFKDLGIQLDSVKLSDLGRAKKVIIDAENTTIVGGAGKKPDIDGRAEQIRREIEITDSDYDREKLQERLAKLAGGVAQINCGAATETEMKERKALLEDAKAATQAALEEGIVPGGGVALIRSEKALEKLDLKGDEALGAKIVRNVLDYPLRSIAGNAGVDGAVVVNRVRNLKGKNEGYDADKAQYCDLVAAGIIDPAKVVRTALQNAASVAALLLTTESLVTEIPKEEEEGGDHHAHDHGMGGMGGGMGGMGGMDMGGMGGMGGMM is encoded by the coding sequence GTGGCAAAACAGATGGTGTTCGATGACGAGGCACGTCAGCCGCTCTTGGCTGGCGTCGCAAAGCTGGCCCGAGCGGTTCGCAGCACGCTAGGCCCACGCGGCCGCAATGCGGTGCTGGACAAGGGCTGGGGTTCGCCGAAGGTCACCAAGGACGGCGTGACCGTGGCCGAAGACATCGAGTTGGAAGATGTGTACGAGAACCTCGGCGCGCAGTTGGTGAAAGAGGCCGCCAGCAAAACGAACGACGTTGCCGGTGACGGCACCACCACGGCGACGGTCCTGGCCGAAGCGATCTTCCGCGAAGGCCTGAAAATGATTTCGGCCGGCGCCGACCCGATGGCTCTGCAGCGCGGCATTCTGAAGGGAACCGACGCGGTGGTCGAGGCGATCAAGAAGCTCGCTACGCCGATCAACGAGAAGAACAAGACCGAAATCAAGCAGGTCGCCACGATCGCCGGCAACGGCGACGCGAGCATTGGCGAAGTGCTTTCCGACGCTTTCTTGAAAGTGGGCAAGGACGGCGTGATCACGGTCGAAGAAGGCAAGCAAGCCGAGACGACGGTCGAAGTCGTCGAAGGCATGCAGTTCGATCGCGGCTACCTCTCGCCGCACTTCGTCACGAATCCCGACGACCAGACGGTCGAACTCGAGAATTGCCAGATCCTGATTTACGAAGAGAAGATTTCGAACGCCAAGAGCCTGGTGCCGCTGTTGGAGGCGATCAGCAAAGCCGCTAAGCCGCTGTTGATCATTGCCGAAGACCTCGAAGGCGAAGCACTCGCCACGCTGGTCGTGAACAAGATGCGTGGCATTCTCAATGTCGCGGCCGTGAAGGCACCGGGCTATGGCGATCGCCGCAAGGCGATGCTCGGCGACCTGGCCGTGTTGACCGGTGGCACGGCGATCTTCAAGGACCTCGGCATCCAACTCGATTCGGTCAAGCTCTCGGACCTGGGTCGCGCGAAGAAGGTCATCATCGACGCCGAGAACACGACGATCGTGGGTGGCGCTGGCAAAAAGCCCGATATTGATGGGCGTGCCGAACAGATTCGCCGCGAGATCGAAATCACCGATAGCGACTACGATCGCGAGAAGCTGCAAGAGCGTTTGGCCAAGCTGGCCGGCGGCGTTGCCCAGATCAATTGTGGTGCCGCGACCGAGACCGAAATGAAGGAGCGCAAGGCGCTGTTGGAAGATGCCAAGGCCGCGACCCAAGCCGCATTGGAAGAAGGCATCGTTCCGGGCGGTGGCGTGGCCTTGATCCGCAGCGAAAAGGCTCTCGAAAAACTCGACCTCAAGGGGGACGAGGCCTTGGGCGCGAAGATCGTACGCAACGTCCTCGACTACCCGCTCCGTTCGATCGCCGGTAACGCGGGCGTCGACGGCGCCGTGGTCGTGAACCGCGTGCGCAACCTGAAGGGTAAGAACGAAGGCTACGACGCCGACAAGGCGCAGTACTGCGACCTGGTGGCGGCGGGAATCATCGATCCGGCCAAGGTGGTCCGCACCGCGCTGCAGAACGCGGCCAGCGTTGCCGCTCTCTTGCTCACCACCGAATCGCTCGTCACCGAGATTCCCAAGGAAGAGGAAGAAGGGGGCGACCATCACGCTCACGACCACGGCATGGGGGGAATGGGCGGCGGCATGGGTGGCATGGGCGGAATGGACATGGGAGGCATGGGCGGAATGGGCGGCATGATGTAG
- the groES gene encoding co-chaperone GroES, giving the protein MKNVKLRPLDDRVVVEPREAEERTAGGIVLPDSAKEKPQRGKVVSVGPGKLLDSGSRGQLSVSIGDEVIYGKYSGTEIELDGRDVKILRESDILAKVVS; this is encoded by the coding sequence ATGAAGAACGTCAAACTGCGTCCCCTGGACGATCGCGTCGTTGTCGAGCCCCGCGAAGCCGAAGAGCGTACGGCCGGCGGAATCGTGCTCCCGGATTCGGCCAAGGAAAAGCCGCAACGCGGCAAGGTCGTCTCCGTCGGACCCGGCAAGCTGTTGGATAGCGGCAGCCGCGGTCAACTGTCGGTCTCGATCGGCGACGAAGTGATCTACGGCAAGTACTCGGGCACCGAGATCGAGTTGGACGGCCGCGACGTGAAGATCCTGCGCGAGAGCGATATCCTGGCCAAGGTCGTAAGCTAG
- the groL gene encoding chaperonin GroEL (60 kDa chaperone family; promotes refolding of misfolded polypeptides especially under stressful conditions; forms two stacked rings of heptamers to form a barrel-shaped 14mer; ends can be capped by GroES; misfolded proteins enter the barrel where they are refolded when GroES binds), giving the protein MPKQLLFEDQARAKMLKGVEKLADAVAITMGPTGRNVIINKSFGGPTVTKDGVTVSKEVELEDHFENMGAKLVNEVASKTSDIAGDGTTTATVLARAIFKEGTRNIAAGSNPMAVRRGIEKAVEAAIEHLRSLAKPVSSKEEIAQVGAISANNDRAVGDLLADAMEKVGKDGVITVEEGKGTETTLELVEGMQFDKGYISPYFINKPAEMECVLDNALILIFEKKISNLRELIPLLEKSSQSGKPLLIIAEDVEGEALATLVVNKLRGVLNICAVKAPGFGDRRKAMLGDIAVLTGGTLISEDLGLKLENLGLEHLGRAKQIKVDKNDTTIVQGGGKPDEIKTRIQQIRNQIEATESEYDREKFQERLAKLTGGVAIISVGASSEADMKQTKARVEDALHATRAAVEEGILPGGGVALLRCRDAVEKVRGSARGDEKIGVDIVLHSLEAPMRQIVDNCGIDGSVVVDEVGQKPANVGYDANKAVYVDMFKAGVIDPLKVVRSALQNAASIAALMLTTEALVTNIDKDDKSRGVEGSVR; this is encoded by the coding sequence GTGCCCAAGCAATTGCTGTTCGAAGATCAGGCCCGAGCCAAGATGCTCAAGGGGGTCGAGAAGTTGGCGGACGCGGTCGCCATCACGATGGGTCCGACCGGCCGGAACGTCATCATCAACAAGTCCTTCGGCGGCCCCACGGTCACCAAGGACGGCGTCACGGTGAGCAAAGAGGTCGAGCTGGAAGATCACTTCGAGAACATGGGCGCGAAGCTCGTGAACGAGGTCGCTTCGAAGACGTCGGATATCGCCGGCGACGGCACGACCACCGCCACCGTGCTGGCCCGGGCGATTTTCAAGGAAGGCACGCGCAATATCGCCGCCGGCAGCAATCCCATGGCCGTGCGCCGCGGCATCGAGAAGGCGGTCGAGGCGGCGATCGAGCACCTCCGGTCGCTGGCCAAGCCGGTTTCGAGCAAGGAAGAGATCGCCCAGGTCGGCGCCATCAGCGCCAACAACGATCGCGCCGTCGGCGACCTGTTGGCCGACGCCATGGAGAAGGTCGGCAAGGACGGCGTGATCACGGTCGAGGAAGGCAAGGGAACCGAAACGACGCTCGAGCTGGTCGAAGGCATGCAGTTCGACAAGGGCTATATCTCGCCCTACTTCATCAACAAGCCGGCCGAGATGGAATGCGTTCTCGATAACGCCCTGATTCTGATTTTCGAGAAGAAAATCAGCAACCTGCGCGAGCTGATTCCGCTATTGGAGAAATCCAGCCAGTCGGGCAAGCCGCTGTTGATCATCGCCGAGGACGTCGAGGGCGAGGCCCTGGCCACCCTGGTCGTCAACAAGCTGCGCGGCGTGCTCAACATCTGCGCGGTCAAGGCGCCGGGCTTCGGCGATCGGCGCAAGGCCATGTTGGGTGACATCGCGGTGCTGACCGGCGGCACGTTGATCAGCGAGGACCTGGGACTGAAGCTCGAAAACCTGGGTCTCGAGCATCTCGGCCGCGCTAAGCAGATCAAAGTCGACAAGAACGACACGACAATCGTCCAAGGCGGCGGTAAGCCGGACGAGATCAAGACTCGCATCCAGCAGATTCGCAATCAGATCGAAGCCACGGAGAGCGAGTACGATCGTGAGAAGTTCCAGGAGCGCCTGGCCAAGTTGACCGGTGGCGTGGCGATCATCTCGGTCGGTGCCAGCAGCGAAGCCGACATGAAGCAGACCAAGGCCCGCGTCGAAGATGCGCTGCACGCCACGCGTGCCGCGGTCGAAGAAGGCATCCTGCCCGGCGGCGGCGTGGCTTTGCTGCGTTGCCGCGACGCCGTCGAGAAGGTGCGCGGAAGCGCCCGCGGCGACGAGAAGATCGGGGTCGACATCGTCCTGCACTCGCTCGAGGCGCCGATGCGTCAGATCGTCGACAATTGCGGCATCGACGGCTCGGTTGTCGTGGACGAAGTCGGCCAGAAGCCGGCCAACGTCGGTTACGACGCCAATAAGGCGGTGTACGTCGACATGTTCAAGGCCGGCGTCATCGACCCCTTGAAGGTCGTACGCAGCGCCCTGCAGAACGCCGCCAGCATCGCGGCCCTGATGTTGACCACCGAAGCGCTGGTGACGAACATCGACAAGGATGACAAGAGCCGCGGAGTCGAGGGGAGCGTACGCTAA